A region from the Hevea brasiliensis isolate MT/VB/25A 57/8 unplaced genomic scaffold, ASM3005281v1 Scaf358, whole genome shotgun sequence genome encodes:
- the LOC131168769 gene encoding bZIP transcription factor TRAB1-like isoform X1 encodes MGSHLNFKNFGNAPAGESSNAKPSGLVRQPSVYSLTFDEFQSTWGGGFGKDFGSMNMEELLKNIWTAEETQAMTSTVGAGEGSVSDGNLQRQGSLTLPRTLSQKTVDEVWKDLMKERTDGAKDGSNMGSNLPQRQETLGEMTLEQFLTRAGVVREDTQLIGRPNNSGFFDELSRLNNCSNNNNNTNSGIALGFQQPNRTNGLVGTRIVENNNNIVTSQPANLALNVGGIRSSQPLPQQQQHQNQPQQQQPLFPMPTNAAFASPMHLVSSAQLAKPGVRSSVVGIADTSINNNLVHGGGMGMVGLGAGTVTVVTPAPANQISPDMITKNNADTLSSLSPVPIMFGRGRKASAALEKVIERRHRRMIKNRESAARSRARMQAYTLELEAEVAKLRELNQELQRKQAEIMEMQKNQFLDTINGQRGSKRQCLRRTLTGPS; translated from the exons ATGGGGTCTCATTTGAACTTCAAGAACTTTGGTAATGCCCCAGCGGGGGAGAGCAGCAATGCAAAGCCATCAGGTTTAGTCCGCCAGCCTTCAGTATACTCATTGACCTTTGACGAGTTCCAGAGCACATGGGGTGGAGGATTTGGAAAGGACTTTGGATCAATGAACATGGAGGAGCTATTGAAAAACATATGGACAGCTGAAGAGACTCAGGCAATGACAAGTACTGTTGGTGCTGGAGAAGGAAGTGTCTCTGATGGGAATTTGCAAAGACAAGGTTCTTTAACTTTGCCCAGGACATTAAGTCAGAAGACTGTTGACGAGGTCTGGAAAGACTTGATGAAAGAAAGAACGGATGGTGCTAAAGATGGGAGCAACATGGGATCAAATTTGCCTCAGAGACAAGAGACTTTGGGAGAGATGACTTTGGAGCAGTTCTTGACCAGGGCAGGGGTCGTGAGAGAGGATACTCAGCTAATTGGAAGACCAAACAATAGCGGATTCTTTGATGAATTATCGCGTCTAaataattgtagtaataataataacaacaccAATTCTGGTATAGCTCTTGGGTTTCAGCAGCCAAATCGAACCAATGGACTCGTGGGGACACGAATAGTGGAAAACAATAATAATATCGTTACTAGTCAGCCTGCAAATTTAGCCCTGAATGTAGGTGGAATCAGATCCTCTCAGCCACTACCTCAGCAGCAGCAGCATCAGAACCAACCCCAGCAGCAGCAACCACTCTTCCCCATGCCCACAAATGCGGCTTTTGCATCACCTATGCATTTAGTGAGCAGTGCTCAGCTTGCCAAACCAGGAGTGAGGAGTTCAGTTGTTGGGATTGCAGATACATCGATAAACAATAATTTAGTTCATGGTGGAGGAATGGGAATGGTTGGTTTAGGTGCTGGGACTGTTACAGTTGTAACACCAGCTCCTGCAAATCAGATATCACCAGATATGATCACAAAAAATAATGCAGATACGCTTTCTTCACTTTCACCAGTTCCTATCATGTTTGGCCGGGGAAGAAAAGCCAGTGCAGCTTTGGAGAAGGTAATTGAGAGAAGACATCGGAGAATGATAAAAAATAGAGAGTCTGCTGCAAGGTCAAGGGCTCGCATGCAG GCCTATACATTGGAGCTAGAAGCAGAGGTTGCAAAACTTAGAGAACTGAACCAAGAGTTGCAGAGAAAACAG GCAGAAATTATGGAAATGCAGAAAAATCAG TTTTTAGACACAATAAATGGGCAACGGGGATCTAAAAGGCAATGCTTGCGGAGGACACTGACAGGCCCTTCGTAG
- the LOC131168769 gene encoding bZIP transcription factor TRAB1-like isoform X2, which yields MGSHLNFKNFGNAPAGESSNAKPSGLVRQPSVYSLTFDEFQSTWGGGFGKDFGSMNMEELLKNIWTAEETQAMTSTVGAGEGSVSDGNLQRQGSLTLPRTLSQKTVDEVWKDLMKERTDGAKDGSNMGSNLPQRQETLGEMTLEQFLTRAGVVREDTQLIGRPNNSGFFDELSRLNNCSNNNNNTNSGIALGFQQPNRTNGLVGTRIVENNNNIVTSQPANLALNVGGIRSSQPLPQQQQHQNQPQQQQPLFPMPTNAAFASPMHLVSSAQLAKPGVRSSVVGIADTSINNNLVHGGGMGMVGLGAGTVTVVTPAPANQISPDMITKNNADTLSSLSPVPIMFGRGRKASAALEKVIERRHRRMIKNRESAARSRARMQDIMLIASTRHCKLF from the exons ATGGGGTCTCATTTGAACTTCAAGAACTTTGGTAATGCCCCAGCGGGGGAGAGCAGCAATGCAAAGCCATCAGGTTTAGTCCGCCAGCCTTCAGTATACTCATTGACCTTTGACGAGTTCCAGAGCACATGGGGTGGAGGATTTGGAAAGGACTTTGGATCAATGAACATGGAGGAGCTATTGAAAAACATATGGACAGCTGAAGAGACTCAGGCAATGACAAGTACTGTTGGTGCTGGAGAAGGAAGTGTCTCTGATGGGAATTTGCAAAGACAAGGTTCTTTAACTTTGCCCAGGACATTAAGTCAGAAGACTGTTGACGAGGTCTGGAAAGACTTGATGAAAGAAAGAACGGATGGTGCTAAAGATGGGAGCAACATGGGATCAAATTTGCCTCAGAGACAAGAGACTTTGGGAGAGATGACTTTGGAGCAGTTCTTGACCAGGGCAGGGGTCGTGAGAGAGGATACTCAGCTAATTGGAAGACCAAACAATAGCGGATTCTTTGATGAATTATCGCGTCTAaataattgtagtaataataataacaacaccAATTCTGGTATAGCTCTTGGGTTTCAGCAGCCAAATCGAACCAATGGACTCGTGGGGACACGAATAGTGGAAAACAATAATAATATCGTTACTAGTCAGCCTGCAAATTTAGCCCTGAATGTAGGTGGAATCAGATCCTCTCAGCCACTACCTCAGCAGCAGCAGCATCAGAACCAACCCCAGCAGCAGCAACCACTCTTCCCCATGCCCACAAATGCGGCTTTTGCATCACCTATGCATTTAGTGAGCAGTGCTCAGCTTGCCAAACCAGGAGTGAGGAGTTCAGTTGTTGGGATTGCAGATACATCGATAAACAATAATTTAGTTCATGGTGGAGGAATGGGAATGGTTGGTTTAGGTGCTGGGACTGTTACAGTTGTAACACCAGCTCCTGCAAATCAGATATCACCAGATATGATCACAAAAAATAATGCAGATACGCTTTCTTCACTTTCACCAGTTCCTATCATGTTTGGCCGGGGAAGAAAAGCCAGTGCAGCTTTGGAGAAGGTAATTGAGAGAAGACATCGGAGAATGATAAAAAATAGAGAGTCTGCTGCAAGGTCAAGGGCTCGCATGCAG GATATTATGTTGATTGCATCAACGAGACATTGCAAATTGTTCTGA